A single genomic interval of Aminobacter aminovorans harbors:
- a CDS encoding ABC transporter ATP-binding protein, which translates to MAEPILEIRDLRKTFGALKATDGVSLELRPGEIHALIGPNGAGKSTLIHQISGSFRPDSGSIRFLGQDMAGLDMAARARLGLGRSFQISSLAQEFSALRNVMLAVQARQGTSFRFFRPVMSDKSLTEPAMKMLERVGLAGRAHVPAAELSHGERRQLEIAIALALGSKAFLFDEPMAGMGPEGSKALTKFLDGLRHEAPILLVEHDMDAVFALADRISVLVYGRVIATGTVDQIRNDPEVRRAYLGEAA; encoded by the coding sequence ATGGCTGAGCCGATCCTCGAAATCCGCGACCTCCGCAAGACCTTCGGCGCCCTGAAGGCGACAGATGGCGTCAGCCTTGAACTTAGGCCCGGCGAGATCCACGCGCTGATCGGGCCCAACGGCGCCGGCAAGAGCACGCTGATCCACCAGATCTCCGGCTCGTTCCGGCCGGACAGCGGCAGCATCCGCTTTCTCGGCCAGGACATGGCCGGGCTCGACATGGCCGCGCGCGCCCGTCTCGGCCTCGGCCGCAGCTTTCAGATCTCGTCGCTGGCGCAGGAGTTTTCCGCCCTGCGCAACGTCATGCTGGCGGTGCAGGCACGCCAGGGCACGAGCTTCCGCTTCTTCCGCCCTGTCATGAGCGACAAGAGCCTGACCGAACCGGCAATGAAGATGCTGGAGCGCGTCGGTCTCGCCGGACGCGCCCACGTGCCCGCTGCCGAGCTGTCGCATGGCGAACGCCGTCAGCTCGAGATCGCAATTGCGCTGGCGCTCGGCTCCAAGGCCTTCCTGTTCGACGAACCGATGGCCGGCATGGGTCCCGAGGGCTCGAAGGCGCTGACCAAGTTCCTCGACGGCCTGCGCCATGAAGCGCCGATCCTGCTGGTCGAGCACGACATGGATGCCGTCTTCGCCCTCGCCGACCGAATCTCCGTGCTTGTCTATGGCCGCGTCATTGCCACCGGCACTGTCGACCAGATCCGCAACGACCCCGAAGTCCGCCGGGCCTATCTCGGAGAAGCCGCGTGA
- a CDS encoding branched-chain amino acid ABC transporter permease yields MNRETIVNVSLALLLLGLPLVAQTMGEPFYITLATRIAILALAAVGLNIALGLGGLVSFGHAAFFGLGGYAAGILATHAFDGVPLFAGIPGTASMPVIWLVATAVCGLIALPIGAISLRTTGVYFIMITLAFAQMIYYFAVSWPSYGGEDGLSIYVRNEFPGLNTAQPLSYFLICYAVLMLALGLFWLLRGSRFGAALQAARQNATRLSAVGIAPFNIRLVAFGISAMVTGLAGALFADLNKFVSPSMLSWHMSGELIVLIILGGKGRLFGPVAGAMLYVLFEFALGGITERWQFFLGLILLGVVLFARGGLLGLLAGKARHG; encoded by the coding sequence ATGAACCGCGAAACCATCGTCAACGTCAGCCTCGCACTGCTTTTGCTCGGCTTGCCGCTGGTAGCGCAGACGATGGGTGAGCCGTTCTACATCACGCTCGCAACGCGCATCGCCATCCTGGCGCTCGCCGCCGTCGGCCTCAACATCGCACTTGGCCTTGGCGGGCTGGTGTCGTTTGGCCACGCTGCCTTCTTCGGCCTGGGCGGCTATGCAGCCGGCATCCTCGCCACCCATGCCTTTGACGGCGTGCCGCTGTTCGCCGGCATCCCCGGCACCGCGTCGATGCCCGTCATCTGGCTTGTCGCGACTGCCGTCTGCGGCCTGATCGCCTTGCCGATCGGCGCCATCAGCCTGCGCACCACCGGCGTCTACTTCATCATGATCACGCTCGCCTTCGCGCAGATGATCTACTATTTCGCCGTGTCCTGGCCGTCCTATGGTGGCGAGGACGGGCTTTCGATCTATGTGCGCAACGAATTCCCCGGTCTGAACACCGCCCAGCCGCTGTCCTATTTCCTGATCTGCTATGCAGTTCTGATGCTGGCGCTCGGTCTGTTCTGGCTGCTGCGCGGCTCGCGCTTCGGCGCGGCGTTGCAGGCGGCCCGGCAGAACGCAACGCGGCTGTCCGCTGTCGGCATCGCTCCATTCAACATCAGGCTGGTTGCCTTTGGTATCTCGGCAATGGTCACCGGCCTCGCCGGCGCGCTGTTTGCCGACCTCAACAAATTCGTCAGCCCCTCCATGCTGTCCTGGCATATGTCGGGCGAGTTGATCGTGCTGATCATCCTGGGTGGCAAGGGCCGGTTGTTCGGACCCGTCGCCGGGGCCATGCTCTATGTCCTGTTCGAATTCGCCCTTGGCGGCATCACCGAACGCTGGCAGTTCTTCCTTGGGTTGATCCTGCTCGGTGTCGTTCTGTTTGCCCGCGGCGGGCTGCTCGGTCTGCTGGCCGGAAAGGCGCGTCATGGCTGA
- a CDS encoding branched-chain amino acid ABC transporter permease — MSIALLLEQLLNGLQLGVMLFLMAAGLTLIFGVMGLINLAHGSLYMIGAFACAAVAAATGSFWIGLAASLVAAAAAGAIIEVTVIRRLYDRDHLDQVLATFALILIFSEGTRWLFGSFPLYLDIPPLLQGAVPLPGGGQYQLYRLAIIGVGVVVALGLYVLISRTRLGMRIRAGESDREMIAALGVDIRTLYTVVFALGAALAGLAGALVGALQSVQVGMGEPALILAFVVIVIGGIGSIKGALFGAILVGVVDTMGRFLLPKALALIIPAAQAGPIGAALASMLIYIVMALILAFRPSGLFATQS; from the coding sequence TTGTCCATAGCACTGCTCCTCGAGCAACTTCTCAACGGGCTGCAGCTCGGGGTGATGCTGTTCCTCATGGCCGCCGGCCTGACGCTGATCTTTGGCGTCATGGGCCTGATCAACCTCGCCCATGGATCGCTCTACATGATCGGCGCCTTCGCATGTGCTGCGGTTGCGGCTGCCACCGGCTCGTTCTGGATCGGCCTGGCGGCAAGCCTCGTTGCCGCTGCGGCGGCTGGCGCGATCATCGAAGTGACAGTCATACGCCGCCTCTACGACCGCGACCATCTCGACCAGGTGCTGGCGACATTCGCGCTGATCCTGATCTTCTCCGAAGGTACGCGCTGGCTGTTCGGCTCGTTCCCCCTCTATCTCGACATTCCGCCGCTGCTTCAGGGCGCAGTCCCCCTGCCCGGCGGCGGCCAGTACCAGCTCTACCGTCTCGCCATCATCGGCGTCGGCGTCGTGGTAGCACTGGGCCTGTATGTGCTGATCTCGCGGACGCGGCTCGGCATGCGTATCCGCGCCGGCGAGTCCGACCGCGAGATGATCGCCGCACTCGGCGTCGATATCCGCACCCTTTACACCGTCGTCTTCGCACTTGGCGCTGCGCTGGCCGGCCTTGCCGGCGCGCTCGTCGGTGCATTGCAGTCGGTGCAGGTCGGCATGGGCGAGCCGGCGCTGATCCTTGCTTTCGTGGTCATCGTCATCGGTGGCATCGGCTCGATCAAGGGCGCCTTGTTCGGCGCCATCCTCGTCGGCGTCGTCGACACGATGGGGCGTTTCCTGCTGCCCAAGGCTCTGGCCCTGATAATCCCCGCCGCCCAGGCCGGCCCGATAGGTGCAGCACTTGCCTCGATGCTGATCTACATCGTCATGGCACTCATCCTTGCCTTCAGGCCGAGCGGCCTGTTTGCGACGCAGTCGTGA